A section of the Cyprinus carpio isolate SPL01 unplaced genomic scaffold, ASM1834038v1 S000006559, whole genome shotgun sequence genome encodes:
- the si:ch73-265d7.2 gene encoding C-type natriuretic peptide 2, whose translation MVSSSPLNFGSPLHLALLLLLIITVATQVEGRPSPRRPDAQVLQDLFGLKISSLLLAHPEVSEGSADEVPPPSRVFLDLLGRHRKLQGRSRKGVGRGCFGMKVDRIGVISGLGC comes from the exons ATGGTTTCTTCATCTCCTCTGAACTTCGGCTCCCCTCTTCATCTCGCTCTCCTCCTGCTCCTCATCATCACTGTGGCAACGCAGGTAGAGGGACGGCCGTCACCACGACGACCTGATGCTCAG GTTTTGCAGGATCTGTTCGGGCTGAAGATCAGCTCTCTGCTATTGGCTCATCCAGAGGTCAGCGAGGGGTCAGCAGACGAGGTCCCGCCCCCGTCACGCGTGTTCCTGGATCTCCTGGGTCGTCACAGGAAGCTGCAGGGGCGGAGCAGGAAGGGCGTGGGGCGGGGCTGCTTCGGGATGAAGGTGGACCGGATCGGGGTCATCAGTGGACTGGGATGCTGA